A region of Pseudomonas marginalis DNA encodes the following proteins:
- a CDS encoding SGNH hydrolase domain-containing protein, which produces MNKGIQNRIDPYIDSVFHESENKNPRFSECFADGAKPVPQCRYGGDKKLGAIVIGDSHSASIMRAVEKALPSEDLYVLDWSLSECPTIEGIHNDKIDGYRCGDFVSWAVKEQEHLDRKAPIIIMNRLSLYLVGPTETGLEAEIKKPSYYISKKSEARTAEFNKELTDGIISTACKLSKTRPVFMVRPIPEMHVLVPKSMGKSLLLGRNPEVMLSIDEYTQRQKLARSAQDTAAEQCGVKILDPTPYFCDEKWCKGSKDGLPIYYDDDHLSEHGASYLVPLFSKAIESIK; this is translated from the coding sequence TTGAACAAGGGGATACAAAACAGGATAGACCCATATATTGATAGTGTCTTCCATGAATCAGAAAATAAGAACCCTAGATTCTCCGAATGCTTCGCTGACGGAGCGAAGCCCGTACCACAATGCAGATACGGTGGAGATAAAAAACTAGGGGCCATCGTCATAGGAGACAGTCACTCAGCATCGATAATGCGTGCAGTTGAAAAGGCTCTACCGTCAGAAGATTTATATGTACTTGACTGGAGCTTGAGCGAATGCCCAACGATTGAAGGAATTCACAACGACAAAATTGATGGTTACCGATGCGGGGACTTTGTTTCTTGGGCTGTAAAAGAGCAAGAACATCTAGATCGCAAGGCACCGATAATCATCATGAACAGGCTCTCTCTTTATCTTGTTGGCCCAACAGAGACAGGGCTTGAGGCCGAGATAAAAAAGCCAAGCTATTACATTAGCAAAAAATCTGAGGCCAGAACGGCGGAATTCAATAAAGAACTAACAGATGGAATTATTAGCACTGCTTGCAAGCTATCTAAGACGAGACCGGTCTTTATGGTACGTCCAATTCCAGAGATGCACGTTCTCGTCCCGAAATCAATGGGCAAATCCCTGCTTCTAGGCCGAAACCCAGAAGTAATGCTATCGATTGATGAATACACACAAAGACAAAAACTTGCACGGAGCGCTCAAGATACAGCCGCCGAACAGTGCGGCGTAAAGATATTAGATCCTACCCCTTACTTCTGCGATGAGAAGTGGTGCAAGGGCTCCAAGGATGGTCTTCCTATTTATTACGATGACGATCACCTAAGTGAGCACGGAGCATCATATCTTGTCCCCTTGTTTTCCAAGGCCATAGAGTCCATCAAATAA
- a CDS encoding acylase, with the protein MIISNGLAKVCVTGLLLGASLAATARESTTQASADIRRTSFGVPHIRANDERGLGLGIGYAYAQDNLCLLANEVVTVNGERARYFGPEQSTLEERNNLASDVFFTWLNTPGAVAAFWKAQSPQIQQRMQGYVAGYNRYLKEQGAPAQCQAAWVRPLVVEDLVKLTRRLLVEGGVGQFAEALVGAAPPQASASVQPSAKAFELAAANQQRFSLDRGSNAVAVGRDRSFNGRGMLLANPHFPWVGGMRFYEMHLTIPGQLDVMGAALPGLPVINIGFNQHVAWTHTVDTSKHFTLYRLTLDPKDSKRYMLDGKSIPLEKTSVTVQARQADGSVKPVTHSVYSSQFGPVVQWPGKLDWDTHHAFSLRDANLGNDRVLQQWYAMNRATSLKDLQTSVHTLQGIPWVNTLAADDQGQSLYMNLSVVPNVSAAKLAQCSDPHAGLQMIMLDGARSACAWDVDPRAAQAGIFPADQLPQLERSDYVQHSNDSAWLANPKAPLTGFSPVISQDHIGLGPRARFALQRLQSLEAQPISVADLQNMVMDNEVYLAGQVMPDLLEFCAKHLGTDATALKSLCTSLNDWDRRANLDSGLGLVHFINLFEHLQQLPDAWRVAFDPAQPLTTPRGLAIERAPVAKALREAMLASSAAVAKLGLNSDSKWGDIQVSGQTPIHGGPQALGIYNAMQTVPRADGKREVVSGSSYLQIVTFDDQGPHAQGVLAFSLSSNPASPYAKDQTQAFAQKKLRPLPFTDAQIKADPQYQQQLIKE; encoded by the coding sequence GTGATTATTTCCAACGGGTTGGCCAAGGTGTGCGTGACGGGGCTGTTGCTGGGGGCGAGCCTGGCTGCAACAGCACGGGAATCGACAACGCAGGCGTCGGCGGATATCCGCCGCACCAGTTTCGGCGTGCCGCATATTCGCGCCAATGACGAGCGTGGCCTGGGCTTGGGGATCGGTTATGCCTATGCCCAGGACAACCTGTGCCTGCTGGCCAATGAAGTGGTTACCGTAAACGGCGAGCGGGCCCGGTACTTCGGCCCCGAGCAGTCGACCCTGGAAGAGCGCAACAACCTGGCCAGCGATGTGTTTTTCACCTGGCTGAATACACCGGGCGCGGTGGCGGCTTTCTGGAAGGCGCAAAGCCCGCAGATCCAACAGCGCATGCAAGGCTACGTGGCCGGCTACAACCGTTACCTGAAAGAGCAGGGCGCACCCGCCCAGTGCCAGGCGGCCTGGGTGCGGCCGCTGGTGGTTGAAGACCTGGTGAAATTGACCCGCAGATTGTTGGTGGAGGGCGGTGTCGGCCAGTTCGCCGAAGCTCTGGTCGGCGCCGCGCCGCCTCAGGCCTCCGCGAGTGTGCAACCCAGCGCCAAGGCATTCGAATTGGCCGCCGCCAATCAACAGCGCTTCAGCCTGGATCGCGGCAGCAATGCCGTGGCGGTGGGCCGCGACCGCTCGTTCAATGGCCGTGGCATGTTGCTGGCCAACCCGCATTTCCCGTGGGTGGGCGGCATGCGCTTTTATGAAATGCACCTGACCATCCCCGGCCAGCTGGATGTGATGGGCGCCGCGCTGCCCGGCCTGCCGGTGATCAATATCGGCTTCAACCAGCATGTGGCGTGGACCCATACGGTGGACACGTCCAAGCACTTCACCCTGTATCGCCTGACGTTGGATCCCAAGGACTCCAAGCGCTATATGCTGGATGGAAAATCCATCCCCCTGGAGAAAACCTCGGTGACGGTCCAGGCCAGGCAAGCGGACGGCAGCGTGAAGCCGGTAACCCACTCGGTCTACAGCTCGCAGTTCGGCCCCGTGGTGCAATGGCCCGGCAAGCTGGATTGGGACACTCACCACGCCTTCAGCCTGCGCGATGCCAACCTGGGCAACGACCGCGTCCTGCAACAGTGGTACGCCATGAACCGTGCCACGAGCCTCAAGGACCTGCAAACCTCGGTGCACACCCTGCAAGGCATCCCGTGGGTCAATACCCTGGCCGCCGATGACCAGGGCCAGAGCCTGTACATGAACCTGTCGGTGGTGCCCAACGTCAGCGCGGCCAAACTGGCGCAATGCAGCGACCCGCATGCCGGCCTGCAGATGATCATGCTCGACGGTGCCCGCAGTGCCTGTGCCTGGGACGTCGACCCGCGTGCCGCCCAGGCCGGCATCTTCCCCGCCGACCAGTTGCCGCAGCTGGAGCGTAGCGACTACGTGCAGCACTCTAACGATTCGGCGTGGCTGGCCAACCCCAAGGCGCCCTTGACCGGCTTCTCCCCGGTGATCAGCCAGGACCACATCGGCCTCGGCCCGCGCGCACGCTTCGCCCTGCAACGCTTGCAATCCCTGGAGGCGCAACCGATCAGCGTCGCCGACCTGCAAAACATGGTCATGGACAACGAGGTGTACCTGGCCGGCCAGGTCATGCCCGACCTGCTGGAATTCTGCGCCAAACACCTCGGCACCGACGCGACTGCGCTGAAGTCGCTGTGCACCAGCCTCAACGACTGGGACCGACGCGCCAACCTCGACAGCGGCCTGGGCCTGGTGCACTTCATCAACCTGTTTGAGCACCTGCAGCAACTCCCCGATGCCTGGCGCGTCGCGTTCGACCCGGCCCAACCCTTGACCACCCCACGGGGCCTGGCCATCGAGCGCGCCCCCGTGGCCAAGGCCCTGCGCGAAGCCATGCTGGCCTCCAGCGCAGCCGTGGCCAAACTCGGCCTCAACTCCGACAGCAAATGGGGCGATATCCAGGTCAGCGGCCAAACCCCGATCCACGGCGGCCCGCAAGCGCTGGGGATCTACAACGCCATGCAAACCGTGCCCCGGGCCGACGGCAAGCGCGAAGTGGTCAGCGGCAGCAGCTACCTGCAGATCGTCACCTTCGACGACCAGGGGCCTCACGCCCAGGGCGTGCTCGCGTTTTCCCTGTCCAGCAACCCGGCATCCCCCTACGCCAAGGACCAGACCCAAGCCTTCGCGCAGAAAAAACTCCGCCCACTGCCGTTCACCGACGCCCAGATCAAGGCCGACCCGCAGTACCAGCAGCAGCTCATCAAGGAGTAG
- a CDS encoding LysE family translocator has protein sequence MSMSTSLLSAFVLFAFVSSITPGPNNTMLLASGVNFGFRRSMPHALGISIGFMLLVISVGLGLGEVFKVFPWAYTVLRYVGAVYLLYLAWKIATAGGMSDSNDEHGKPMTFLGAAAFQWVNPKAWIMALGAITTYTPAEGYVTNVLVIALVFAVVNLPSVCVWVGCGSGLRNVLREPRWLRLFNWSMAGLLVLSLYPMLFAG, from the coding sequence ATGTCCATGTCTACCAGCCTGCTGTCAGCCTTTGTGCTGTTCGCCTTCGTGTCCTCGATCACCCCAGGGCCGAATAACACCATGTTGCTTGCCTCGGGGGTGAACTTCGGGTTTCGTCGCTCGATGCCCCATGCGCTGGGGATCAGTATCGGCTTCATGCTGCTGGTGATTTCGGTCGGCCTGGGCCTGGGCGAAGTGTTCAAGGTATTCCCGTGGGCCTACACGGTGTTGCGCTATGTGGGCGCGGTGTACTTGCTGTACCTGGCCTGGAAGATCGCCACGGCGGGCGGCATGTCCGATAGCAATGATGAACACGGCAAACCCATGACGTTCTTGGGCGCGGCGGCGTTTCAGTGGGTGAACCCCAAGGCGTGGATAATGGCGCTCGGGGCCATCACCACCTATACGCCGGCTGAGGGCTATGTCACCAACGTGCTGGTGATTGCGCTGGTCTTTGCCGTGGTCAACCTACCCAGCGTGTGCGTGTGGGTCGGGTGTGGCAGCGGCTTGCGTAATGTGCTGCGCGAGCCGCGCTGGTTGAGGCTGTTCAATTGGTCAATGGCCGGGTTGCTGGTGCTGTCGCTGTACCCGATGTTGTTTGCCGGCTAG
- a CDS encoding cell wall hydrolase has product MNANEKDRDVLARTLWGEARGEGLAGQIAVAWTVRNRVFDGKAKSWWGEGYAGVCLKPWQFSCWNKNDPNYAYLSGAKQIPAAQFAQAQKAADLVMSGAVPDPSGGATHYYATTMPKPPAWVAGAKETVRLGHHIFFKDVP; this is encoded by the coding sequence ATGAACGCAAACGAGAAAGACCGTGATGTCCTGGCGCGCACGCTTTGGGGTGAGGCCCGCGGCGAAGGCCTGGCCGGACAGATCGCAGTTGCCTGGACCGTCCGCAATCGGGTGTTCGACGGCAAGGCCAAATCTTGGTGGGGCGAGGGCTATGCCGGCGTTTGCCTGAAGCCCTGGCAGTTCAGTTGCTGGAACAAGAACGATCCAAACTACGCCTACCTGAGCGGCGCTAAGCAGATCCCGGCCGCGCAGTTCGCCCAGGCGCAGAAAGCTGCTGACCTGGTGATGTCCGGCGCGGTGCCCGATCCAAGCGGCGGCGCCACTCACTACTACGCTACGACCATGCCGAAGCCACCGGCATGGGTGGCGGGCGCCAAGGAGACAGTCCGCCTTGGGCACCACATTTTCTTCAAGGATGTGCCGTGA
- a CDS encoding GlxA family transcriptional regulator, with protein MERRQFSGGMKGKNLRYLNETSQPASVTRVGFLLLEHFSLPAFTQTLDTVVTANLLRPDLFATRTFGCDDGEVISDLGLVIRPDARLDAPALQGLDLLVICGGFRTELKADDQLIQLLRSAAEQGVSLAGLWNGAWFLGRAGLLQGYRCAIHPEHRPALAEVSKATHVTSEPYVIDRDRLTASSPSGAFHMALDWIKSLHDKALVEGIEDILAFEESRYRRIKPTENVSVSAPLREVVKLMDANLEEPLELDQLAVYAGRSRRQLERLFKEQLGTTPQRYYMELRVTEARRLLQHTELSQVEVLVACGFVSPSHFSKCYSSYFGYRPSKEKRLVK; from the coding sequence ATGGAAAGACGCCAGTTCAGCGGTGGCATGAAAGGCAAGAACCTGCGCTACCTCAACGAAACCTCCCAGCCGGCATCGGTCACTCGCGTCGGCTTCCTGCTGCTCGAACATTTTTCCCTGCCGGCATTCACCCAGACCCTCGACACCGTGGTCACCGCCAACCTGCTGCGACCTGATCTGTTCGCCACGCGCACCTTCGGTTGTGACGACGGGGAAGTCATCAGTGACCTGGGCCTAGTGATCCGGCCGGATGCGCGTCTCGATGCGCCCGCGCTGCAAGGCCTGGATCTGCTGGTGATCTGCGGCGGCTTTCGCACCGAACTCAAGGCTGACGACCAACTGATCCAACTGCTGCGTAGTGCCGCCGAGCAGGGCGTGAGCCTCGCGGGGTTGTGGAACGGCGCATGGTTCCTCGGCCGTGCCGGCCTGTTGCAGGGCTACCGCTGCGCCATCCACCCCGAACACCGCCCGGCCCTGGCGGAAGTGTCCAAGGCCACCCACGTTACCAGCGAGCCCTACGTGATCGACCGCGACCGCCTTACCGCGTCGAGCCCCTCCGGCGCCTTCCACATGGCCCTGGACTGGATCAAAAGCTTGCACGACAAAGCCCTGGTCGAAGGTATCGAAGACATCCTGGCCTTCGAGGAATCGCGTTACCGGCGGATCAAACCCACTGAAAACGTCAGCGTCAGCGCGCCCCTGCGCGAAGTGGTCAAGCTGATGGATGCCAACCTCGAAGAACCGCTGGAACTCGACCAACTTGCCGTCTACGCCGGCCGCTCGCGCCGCCAACTGGAGCGCCTGTTCAAGGAGCAACTGGGCACCACGCCGCAGCGCTACTACATGGAACTGCGCGTCACCGAAGCACGCCGATTGTTGCAGCACACCGAACTGTCACAGGTGGAGGTGCTGGTGGCGTGCGGGTTTGTCTCGCCAAGCCATTTCAGCAAGTGCTACAGCTCGTATTTCGGATATCGCCCCTCCAAGGAGAAGCGGTTGGTCAAGTAA
- a CDS encoding lysis system i-spanin subunit Rz encodes MTPVQKLIGLGLAFVLALAVGFGGAWQVQDWRMGEKLAKQAGLHKDDLAAISNAASAQARAEQGKRVATEQQLAKQDQQHTKELSDAKTNQARLRDRLATSDLRLSILLAEAPASSCNVPAASGTVGVVHGAARAQLDPAHAQRILAITDDGDQGLIALRACQAYVRAVAP; translated from the coding sequence ATGACGCCGGTGCAAAAGCTGATCGGCCTGGGGCTGGCATTCGTGCTAGCGCTGGCCGTTGGCTTTGGCGGGGCCTGGCAGGTGCAGGATTGGCGCATGGGAGAGAAACTCGCCAAGCAGGCCGGACTGCACAAGGATGACTTGGCCGCGATCAGCAATGCCGCCTCCGCTCAGGCCCGCGCCGAGCAGGGTAAGCGCGTGGCCACCGAGCAGCAGCTCGCCAAGCAGGACCAACAACACACCAAGGAATTATCTGATGCCAAAACCAATCAGGCTCGCCTGCGCGATCGCCTTGCCACTTCTGATCTGCGGCTGTCAATCCTCCTTGCCGAGGCCCCAGCCAGTAGCTGCAACGTGCCTGCCGCCTCCGGCACCGTCGGCGTGGTTCATGGAGCCGCGCGAGCCCAACTTGACCCAGCGCATGCTCAACGAATTCTCGCCATCACCGACGACGGCGACCAAGGACTGATCGCGCTGCGGGCTTGCCAGGCCTATGTCAGGGCTGTGGCCCCCTGA
- a CDS encoding tail fiber assembly protein produces MSEVDDEVSTPTMVPMYLFDDANGVYLGAFSKPFPEGFPPLGAVEVSEPHDIAPSPAQVLAMASAKLDELLTTAALRIAPLQDAVDLGDATDADMASLKAWKQYRVAVNRVREQPGFPASIDWPEPPEK; encoded by the coding sequence ATGAGCGAAGTTGATGATGAGGTGTCGACACCGACAATGGTTCCGATGTATCTATTTGATGATGCAAATGGTGTATATCTCGGAGCATTCAGCAAGCCATTCCCGGAAGGGTTCCCGCCACTGGGCGCGGTTGAGGTTTCAGAGCCTCACGATATCGCGCCATCTCCTGCTCAGGTACTGGCGATGGCAAGCGCCAAGCTCGATGAACTGCTGACTACGGCGGCGCTCCGAATCGCCCCGCTCCAAGATGCTGTTGATCTCGGCGACGCGACTGATGCTGACATGGCCAGCCTGAAGGCGTGGAAACAGTACCGGGTAGCAGTTAATCGAGTAAGAGAGCAACCTGGTTTCCCAGCATCTATTGACTGGCCAGAGCCGCCAGAGAAGTGA